The following are from one region of the Capsicum annuum cultivar UCD-10X-F1 chromosome 1, UCD10Xv1.1, whole genome shotgun sequence genome:
- the LOC107854989 gene encoding V-type proton ATPase subunit E, whose protein sequence is MNDADVSKQIQQMVRFIRQEAEEKANEISVSAEEEFNIEKLQLVEAEKKKIRQEYERKEKQVDVRKKIEYSMQLNASRIKVLQAQDDLVDTMKEAAAKELLNFSHHEHGIIDSIIHHHHGGYKKLLHDLIVQSLLRLKEPCVLLRCRKHDVHLVEHVLEAVKEEYAEKANVHQPEIIGDEIYLPPAPSHHNMHGPSCSGGVVLASRDGKIVCENTLDARLEVVFRKKLPEIRKCLFGQVTA, encoded by the exons ATGAACGATGCAGATGTATCAAAGCAGATCCAGCAAATGGTCAGATTTATCCGGCAAGAAGCTGAAGAAAAAGCTAATGAGATTTCCGTCTCTGCTGAGGAA GAATTCAACATCGAGAAGTTGCAGCTAGTAGAAGCggagaagaagaagattagaCAGGAGTATGAGCGCAAAGAGAAACAAGTGGATGTTCGCAAGAAGAT TGAGTACTCCATGCAACTTAATGCCTCTCGAATCAAAGTTCTTCAAGCTCAGGATGACTTGGTTGACACCATGAAGGAGGCAGCAGCAAAGGAGCTCTTAAATTTTAGCCATCACGAGCATGGCATCATAGATTCTATTATTCATCACCACCATGGCGGTTATAAGAAGCTTCTGCATGATCTTATTGTTCAG AGTTTGCTTAGGCTCAAAGAGCCTTGTGTCCTCCTGCGTTGTCGGAAACATGATGTACACCTGGTTGAACATGTACTGGAAGCAGTAAAGGAAGAATATGCAGAGAAGGCAAATGTCCACCAACCTGAGATCATTGGTGATGAAATCTACCTTCCTCCTGCCCCATCACATCATAATATGCATGGTCCTTCTTG CTCCGGAGGAGTGGTGTTGGCTTCTCGAGATGGGAAAATTGTGTGTGAAAACACTCTTGATGCCAGATTGGAAGTTGTGTTCCGTAAGAAACTACCAGAG ATCCGCAAGTGCCTATTCGGTCAGGTTACTGCCTGA